The following proteins are co-located in the Paenibacillus sp. JNUCC32 genome:
- a CDS encoding rhamnulokinase: MSVLAFDLGASSGRAMLGQLNSRTIGVEEIHRFPNDPVRIGDRFQWDILRIYHEMKQGLLKLKGKHRLPSSIGLDTWAVDFGLLDRGGELLMNPYHYRDTHTDGVMEQVFRELTPGEIFDRTGIQFLSFNTMYQLASLQRKKPYLLQEAERFLMIPDLLRYFLTGEMANEFTNATTTQLYNPHSASWDDHLLKSMKIPHGLFHPVVQPGTHIGGLRPAVTEELGLPSIPLYAVAEHDTASAVVAVPALERSFAYLSCGTWSLMGTEVDQPVIHERARELNFTNEGGAYGTYRLLKNIMGLWILQECQRTWGREGMTYSYPELVHMAEAAPAFACFIDPDDSMFLPAGDMPKRVREYAARTNQGVPQNEGALVRCIMESLAMQYRYVLELTEELSGRKFQGLHMVGGGIHNETLCQWTANAIGKPVWAGPAEGSAIGNMAVQFIAQGELSDIWEARAVIRESFPVKTYEPQDAPLWEEAYGVFGQRTGKR; the protein is encoded by the coding sequence TTGAGCGTTCTTGCATTTGATTTGGGAGCAAGCAGCGGCAGGGCGATGCTGGGCCAGCTGAACAGCCGCACCATCGGCGTGGAGGAAATTCACCGGTTCCCGAACGATCCCGTTCGAATCGGCGACCGCTTTCAATGGGATATCTTACGGATCTACCATGAGATGAAACAGGGCTTGCTCAAGCTGAAGGGGAAACATCGCTTGCCGTCGAGCATCGGACTTGATACCTGGGCGGTGGATTTCGGTCTCCTGGATCGGGGCGGGGAGCTGCTCATGAATCCGTATCATTATCGGGACACGCACACGGATGGCGTGATGGAACAGGTCTTCCGGGAGCTGACGCCTGGAGAAATTTTTGATCGGACGGGAATACAATTTCTCTCGTTCAATACGATGTACCAGCTTGCTTCGCTCCAACGGAAGAAACCCTATCTGCTTCAAGAGGCTGAGCGATTCTTAATGATCCCCGATTTGCTGCGCTACTTCTTGACGGGCGAGATGGCGAACGAATTCACGAATGCGACCACGACGCAGCTGTATAACCCACACTCGGCCAGCTGGGATGATCATCTATTGAAATCAATGAAGATCCCTCATGGGTTATTTCATCCTGTGGTTCAACCCGGTACCCATATCGGGGGGTTAAGGCCTGCCGTAACCGAGGAACTGGGGCTTCCATCCATCCCGCTTTATGCGGTTGCAGAGCATGATACGGCTTCCGCCGTGGTTGCGGTTCCTGCATTGGAGCGGTCGTTCGCCTATTTGAGCTGCGGCACCTGGTCGTTGATGGGGACCGAGGTCGACCAGCCGGTCATTCATGAAAGGGCCCGTGAGCTGAACTTCACGAATGAAGGAGGCGCATACGGCACGTACCGGCTGCTCAAGAACATCATGGGGCTGTGGATCCTGCAGGAATGTCAGCGGACCTGGGGGCGGGAAGGGATGACGTATTCGTATCCCGAATTGGTTCATATGGCGGAAGCGGCACCGGCATTTGCTTGCTTCATCGATCCGGACGATTCCATGTTCCTCCCTGCGGGAGACATGCCGAAACGGGTAAGGGAATATGCTGCCCGCACGAACCAGGGCGTTCCGCAGAACGAGGGCGCGCTTGTACGCTGCATTATGGAAAGCTTGGCCATGCAATACCGATATGTGCTGGAGTTGACCGAGGAATTGTCCGGACGGAAATTTCAGGGCTTGCATATGGTAGGCGGTGGCATTCATAATGAAACATTATGCCAGTGGACGGCGAACGCCATTGGGAAGCCGGTATGGGCGGGGCCTGCGGAAGGCAGCGCCATCGGCAATATGGCCGTACAGTTCATTGCGCAGGGCGAGCTGTCCGATATATGGGAAGCGCGAGCAGTCATTAGGGAATCCTTCCCGGTCAAGACCTACGAGCCGCAGGATGCCCCCTTATGGGAGGAAGCTTACGGGGTGTTCGGTCAGCGGACCGGGAAGAGATAG
- a CDS encoding DeoR/GlpR family DNA-binding transcription regulator, with product MLVAERYEKIVQLVNERGSIRVSELSQLCGVTEETIRRDLDRLEQAGRLRRSHGGAVSVKDQPEIQRSQPEIPYAEREIMHALEKQRIAEEAVKRIHPNDRILLDASSTAWYMAKIIPDIPITVLTNSIKVAAELSTKERVQVISTGGILAHRSLSFVGPLAERSLEAYYVDKAFLSCKGVHMDRGLSESNELQARIKQKMIGMTDETILLADASKFGTQAFAQVADLAEVNLIITDRRLTEEEAAPYRALGLRIESV from the coding sequence ATGCTGGTTGCAGAACGATATGAGAAAATAGTACAGTTGGTCAACGAAAGAGGGAGCATTCGAGTCTCCGAGCTGAGTCAGCTCTGCGGCGTAACGGAGGAAACGATTCGCCGCGACCTTGACAGGCTGGAGCAAGCAGGGCGCCTGCGCCGTTCCCACGGGGGAGCGGTTAGCGTGAAGGATCAACCGGAAATTCAGCGGTCTCAGCCGGAAATACCGTATGCTGAACGGGAAATCATGCATGCGCTGGAGAAGCAGCGAATCGCGGAGGAAGCGGTCAAGCGAATCCATCCGAACGACCGCATCCTGCTGGATGCAAGCTCAACCGCGTGGTACATGGCCAAGATCATACCGGACATTCCGATTACCGTGCTGACGAATTCGATTAAGGTGGCCGCTGAGCTGAGCACCAAGGAGCGCGTTCAGGTCATCTCGACGGGCGGAATCCTGGCTCATCGTTCCTTGTCCTTCGTCGGTCCGCTGGCGGAGCGTTCGCTGGAAGCTTACTACGTGGATAAAGCCTTCCTCTCCTGCAAGGGCGTGCACATGGACCGGGGCTTGAGCGAATCCAATGAGCTGCAGGCGAGAATCAAGCAAAAAATGATCGGGATGACGGATGAGACCATTCTGCTTGCCGATGCCAGCAAATTCGGCACGCAGGCTTTTGCGCAGGTCGCCGACCTCGCCGAAGTGAACCTGATCATCACCGACCGGAGATTGACGGAAGAGGAAGCGGCGCCTTATCGTGCGCTGGGTCTTCGAATCGAATCCGTATAG